Proteins encoded within one genomic window of Mesorhizobium sp. AR10:
- a CDS encoding glutamine amidotransferase, protein MSRKKVLLAGESWVSTATHIKGFDQFPTVTYHTGADELLAALKDSAFDVTFMPAHEAQRNFPQTMEALSAYDAVVLSDLGANTLLLHPDTWIHSKPTPNRLRLLRDYVGNGGGLLMFGGYYSFQGINGGARYHKTPVEDVLPVTCLPVDDRVEVPEGYAPVVVGPQSHPILRGLGKDWPILLGFNEVVVKDGADVLATVSSDYRSLPLLVTGKYGKGRTVAWTSDVGPHWLPPGFIAWSGYKTLFEQMLGWATAGD, encoded by the coding sequence ATGTCCAGGAAGAAGGTTCTTCTCGCAGGTGAATCCTGGGTTTCGACCGCGACCCACATCAAGGGCTTCGATCAGTTTCCGACCGTGACTTATCACACCGGTGCTGATGAACTTTTGGCTGCGCTGAAGGACAGTGCGTTCGACGTCACCTTCATGCCGGCGCATGAGGCGCAGCGGAATTTCCCCCAGACCATGGAAGCGCTTTCGGCCTATGACGCGGTTGTGCTTTCCGATCTTGGCGCCAATACGCTGCTGCTTCACCCCGACACCTGGATCCACTCCAAACCGACCCCGAACCGGCTGCGCCTGTTGCGCGACTATGTCGGCAATGGCGGTGGCCTGCTTATGTTCGGCGGCTACTACAGTTTCCAGGGCATCAATGGCGGGGCGCGCTACCACAAGACGCCGGTCGAAGACGTTCTGCCGGTTACTTGCCTGCCGGTGGACGACCGCGTCGAGGTTCCGGAGGGCTATGCGCCAGTCGTTGTCGGCCCGCAGAGCCATCCGATTCTAAGGGGTCTGGGCAAGGATTGGCCGATCCTGCTCGGCTTCAACGAGGTTGTCGTCAAGGACGGAGCGGACGTTCTCGCCACCGTGTCTTCTGACTACCGTTCCCTGCCGCTGCTGGTGACCGGCAAATATGGCAAGGGCCGCACCGTCGCCTGGACCTCGGATGTCGGGCCGCACTGGCTGCCGCCGGGCTTTATCGCCTGGAGCGGCTACAAGACGCTGTTCGAACAGATGCTGGGCTGGGCAACGGCTGGGGATTAG